TTACACGTTCAAGATTGCCGCCTTTGACGGGCTGAATATGCAGCAGGTTGGTGCCAAGATGTCCGGCACCGGCATGCGTTTTGAAGACTTCCAGCAGATGATGCTGAATGGTGGCCGCCCGATTGACGGCAACCGCTATAAGGGGGAAAGCGACAATGGCTAAAGTTTTTTCAGGTATGGGTACGTCGCATATTCCGGCAGTTGGCGCCGCCATTGACCATGGCAAGCAAGGCGAGGATTACTGGCAAGGCTATTTCAAGGGGCTGGAGCCTGCCCGCGCATGGCATGCCCAGAACAGACCTGATGTGGTTATCATTGTCTATAATGACCATGCGTCGGCCTTTTCGCTGGAACAGATTTCGACCTTTACCATTGGCGTGTCGGACAAGTTCCTGCCTGCCGATGAAGGCTATGGCCCGCGTAAAGTGCCTGTTGTTCAGGGGCATCCGGCATTGGCATGGCATCTGGTGGAAAGTCTGGTGCTTGATGAATTCGACATGGCGATCAGCAATAATATGCCGGTTGACCATGGTCTGACCGTGCCACTATCCGTGGCCTATGACGCGCCAGCAGAATGGCCGGTAAAGGTCATTCCGCTTTGTGTGAATGTGATTCAATATCCGCAGCCAACGGCAAAAAGATGTCATGATCTGGGCGTGGCAATCCGCAAGGCCATTCACAGTTATGGTGAAGATATCAATGTTTCAATCTGGGGCACAGGCGGGCTTTCGCATCAACTTCAGGGTGAGCGCGCCGGCGTCATCAATTCCGACTTTGACACTGTATTCATGGATAATCTGGTCAATGACCCGATCGCCAACACCAAACTCACCCATGCTGATTTTATCCGTGAGGCCGGATCAGAAGGGATCGAGATGATCATGTGGAATATCATGCGCGGTGCCATGGCGCCAAAAGTCGAAGAACTGTATCGTTTCTATCATGTGCCCGTTTCCAATACGGCTTATGGACTTCAGATTTTAAAAGACAGCGAATAGACGCATATTTTCAGGGAGTGGTTTATGGGTAAGGTACGAGTTGGCATTGCAGGCGCGA
This window of the Candidatus Puniceispirillum marinum IMCC1322 genome carries:
- a CDS encoding class III extradiol dioxygenase subunit beta, whose protein sequence is MAKVFSGMGTSHIPAVGAAIDHGKQGEDYWQGYFKGLEPARAWHAQNRPDVVIIVYNDHASAFSLEQISTFTIGVSDKFLPADEGYGPRKVPVVQGHPALAWHLVESLVLDEFDMAISNNMPVDHGLTVPLSVAYDAPAEWPVKVIPLCVNVIQYPQPTAKRCHDLGVAIRKAIHSYGEDINVSIWGTGGLSHQLQGERAGVINSDFDTVFMDNLVNDPIANTKLTHADFIREAGSEGIEMIMWNIMRGAMAPKVEELYRFYHVPVSNTAYGLQILKDSE